Within the Hevea brasiliensis isolate MT/VB/25A 57/8 chromosome 2, ASM3005281v1, whole genome shotgun sequence genome, the region TTTCGAACTCGTTCTTATTACTTACATGAGCTCTATTTTCATCCGACTTTCTTGTATTTGGGATTAACACATTTTGATTGATATCATATTTTTGCTTTTCAAATTTTACTGTTAAGTATCCGATCCTTATTAAATCAAAGGGATCCAACTCATTAGAGATTGACTTGGATCATAGGATACACTATATcacatatatttataaataaattgttaAATATAACTttgaataatttatatattaaatactaataaaaaacatttcaatattatttatctCCATGAAAATGGCAAGATAGATACTTAAAATTGTttggaaaaaaattaattttatgtgtaaaaattaatttaaaaatatatataattacaaataaaaaaattgatataTTCTATGATTActtgatttaaaataaaataagttttaCTTTTGTTACAAAAAATAAAATggcttaataaaattttatataaaataatttttttaaatagttaattacaaaaaatttattaacttaataaaaaaatgaaatttatttacataaaaaaatattataaataaaatttaatgtgatttatttatttatcatttcATATTTAACatgtattattttaattaaaacttaaaatattgtgaaaaaaatgataatttaagctatgaatttttttcttaaattaataaaattattcgtaattaattattttatagaaaaaatcattttaaaaagcttaatgaaataaattttaaaattttgttaaattattttattttttattttttataataaaataattttattttattttaaattaaataattataaaataaaaaaattatatatatcaaTATATTCTTAGAAAGGTGtggagaaataaaaagaaaaatgtattgaGCACATGATATTGAACCGATACATAACACTTAATAAAGATGCACTTTCTGTTGACTTCACGTACTAAATTGGAATTTCGATGATTGGTTACTCTTCTTCCTGTTCCATCTCTCGTCCATACGTTAGAGCTCTACCAGAGAACTTTACTAAAccagagaagaagaagaacagaGGATGCCCAGGCCACAATTTGCCACTCTGATAATTTTTTTCTTCCGTCTTATCAGTTTGTCTTCATGGACCTTACATGCTCAGACCCTTCCACCTGCAAGGTACGATGGATTCATTTACCAGGATCGCCCAGGTAATACCGACTCCATCCTGATTGAGGCCTTCTATGATCCTGTCTGCCCCGATAGCAGAGACTCATGGCCTCCTCTCAAACAAGCCCTTCATTACTATGGTTTTCGCACTTCGCTCGTTGTTCACCTCCTTCCATTGCCGTCAGTATCTCTTTCttgaaattagaaaaaaaaattaattatttttgtgcACTTGGTGCTAgttctatttattttatttagtgtTGCTTGACTCTGgggatttttttcttttaattttaatctaTACCCAAGTCGTGGTTTGCAATTTGCAGAGATGCGGAATGTGGGAATTCATGATCCGAAATGCCAAATAGAAAGGGATTAATTAGTATTAAGCGGGAAAAGAAAGTATCAGGGTCTCAATTGGGTTGCTTTCGTTGAAGACGTATTTGCTATTTCCTTGTTCTTTCTATGCTTTATTAGTGTAGTGTAGACTTATGCAAAAGTGTTGTCCTGTATATTCTTGTGAGATGCTGGCAGCATTTGACATTTGAAAAGTTGTCCTGAATTCTTAAGACGGTTCTTGATTTGTACCACTCCACAGGGGCCAATGGATTCTTTATTTTGCAGGATAAATCCGTGTTCTTACGTGCAGTAGACATGCTATTTCTCCTTTATTTAAGTTAGAATTTGAAAATCCAGGCCAAATATATTCCAtcccaaatttttttttctattttacttTGACTGTAAGCATATAAAGAACTATAAGATCCATTAGAAATTTGTTATCTATTTCTTCATTATGCGTTGCATGTGGAGTTTTGTTTGTGCTCTGTTATTGAAAGCATATGCTGAACTTCTTTTTTCTTGAATTGATTTAATAACGTTCATTCTGGAAACTGCAGATACCATGACAATGCTTTTGTCGCTTCTCGTGCTTTGCATATTGCAAATCTGCTGAACACTTCTTCTACGTTCCCCTTGTTAGAGCAGTTCTATGAACATCAGGTTAGAATCTCAATAATAGTGGTCTATGTCTCAAGTTTTGGAAAGATAATTACATTTGCTCTCTTAATAAGGGGAAACTAATTGTGCTGTAGCAACCTGAACATTTTAGACATTGATTCCACCTTTATGGGTTATGCAACTTCTTGTTCATTGTATGCTTAAACATTGTGATATTATAGAACATTAACACATAGAGGGAAAATGTTACCACAGGCATTGGTCTTTTTCATTGAACATGTATCTTTAAGGTTAAGGTTCTGTTTCTGTACATGTTGTCTGATGTATTAAATTAGCCCTTGATTTATCTACTACACCTTTTTTTAGCCAAGTTGGCCATTAGTTTTAATTAGTGGAGCTGCCTGTTAGTTTCAATTAGGTGAATCTAGTTTTTGTTGGTGCAGCAATTTGAGTTTTGTCATGTGGACTAACTAGTTCTGTGCTAATATCAGGAGAGGTTCTATAATGCTGAAACACACAACTTATCAAGAGCTTCTGTCGTAAAAGAAATAGTGAAACTTGCCACGGAAGCAGTTGGGAACTCTTATTATTCTGCAATTGAATCTGGTTTTAATGACAGAAAAACTGATCTTGAAACAAGGGTTTCCTTCAAGGTAAGATGAGATTCAATTAAATTTATGAGGTGGAATGTTGCCATTCACCTGAACTGTTTCTGGTAATTGCCATTTCTGTTCAACATCTTTGCAAGCTGTATGGTCtagttttcatattttattttcctCTTACCTCATAGCATACCATTGATGTTCAATATCTGAATGTGATACAGTATAGTACTTCAAGAGGAGTATTTGACACTCCTACTTTTTATGTCAATGGATTTGCATTGCCTGAAGCTGGCTCAGCCATAGATTACAATGGCTCAGCCATATTTGAGTAGTTTTTACttactttaatttttagtttttataatttaactattgttaaatattttttatatacatattattgcatattaattaaaaaataaaatattaatttaatatatattattcaataaaaataaataaaaataaaaaataaaataaaattatttacatatttctcttttttatatatattcgGTTTAGGTTTAATTtggatttaatttttattatgtcaatcaaaaatttaaattgaaatttgaatttataattatttttaaattataataaatatttaaatatataaaatcataaatttcaatttgaatttatttgtatATTCCTACACTACTCAGCACAACTATTTTGTATATATTACCAAAAACAATAAGCATTTACAACAAATCAGAGTGGCGCAGCGGAAGCGTGGTGGGCCCATAACCCACAGGTCCCAGGAtcgaaacctggctctgatatgaGAAAGGCTTCCCGAACAATTTTAATTTCCGTGCGGAGGCAATGGCGGGCTGGGCTCATGACCCTCCTCCCAATTACCTTTTATCTTTTATGAATTGGATTTCCCTTCCCTATGTGAATTCaatgaaaattttatatattttctttattataaaTCTAGATTTTATCCTACAAAATTAATTTTGtagattaataaaatatttatttttacatttattaattttgaatttttatttaatatatttatttaaatttagtaATATGTTAAAactttttatattaaataaaattttaattcttcaatatttttttattaattataaaaattttaattttataattttaaaaagttaATATCAAACCCTATTCATCATATAaaataatgtaaattaaaattgaatcaatagtaaataaaaatattaaaacataCTTTAGTGTCAAGTTGTATACTTTCGTATGCTATGAAAACATACTTTCTTAAGGTAATTCCTAGAGATAGCCACGTTTATTGTTTTCTAATGGCTTTTGTCATGTTCATGTCTTTTTAAACTCATACTTACCTACTTGAGCTCTATTTCCATCCAGCTTTCTTGTATTTGGAATTAACACATTTTGATTCATATATTCGGCTgtggtgtcacgacccaacctatgggccggaccggcactaggacctgggccagcctaaagcccccgaggcccgtagtaagcctaactattcactaacccaactctaaggcccatttgggcccaatttcaagaattcaaacggacagagtccagtcataaagtggacctttcaacggagagTTCTTGACTtactcgacctgtaaacaaaatatatcatcatttggggagctcagctcaccctccacatactcaaatcaacataaagataaatgggagctcggctccctcatccagtccatcaaacatgcatataataattttataggtcCACATAAcagtttatattacagacccaaatcatttaaatatttctaacacatgcgaaaattctaggagtaattaaaattacacaaatattggtaaacaacctgcgaaggagaaaaacaggttaaccacaataaaatcctcctgtagcctgaaaaaatattgaacatgattgagcgttcgactcagagagtaaaatatcaattttaaccataatctttataactatctgaaactaatgcaccctgtagagtgaaattgTAACAacccatataaaaaaaataaataaataaataaaaaaataataataatattgctGATGGGATTTTTGGCGTGTGGCAGTGGGTTTCCCACTGTCACAGCcaacttttcttaaaaaaaaaaaaaaaaaaaaaaaaatgtttcaaaAATCGGGAGGAGGAAACCCCCCCCCCCATTCCGCTTCTTTCCCgctccttccct harbors:
- the LOC131171080 gene encoding uncharacterized protein LOC131171080 gives rise to the protein MPRPQFATLIIFFFRLISLSSWTLHAQTLPPARYDGFIYQDRPGNTDSILIEAFYDPVCPDSRDSWPPLKQALHYYGFRTSLVVHLLPLPYHDNAFVASRALHIANLLNTSSTFPLLEQFYEHQERFYNAETHNLSRASVVKEIVKLATEAVGNSYYSAIESGFNDRKTDLETRVSFKYSTSRGVFDTPTFYVNGFALPEAGSAIDYNGSAIFE